A region of Salvelinus alpinus chromosome 6, SLU_Salpinus.1, whole genome shotgun sequence DNA encodes the following proteins:
- the LOC139578028 gene encoding SKI family transcriptional corepressor 1 homolog-B-like yields the protein MESNPSLLPVTRDSSSSPPSSKQDLPTFNPNLKPNQVSETALYGIPIVCLVLDGQERLCLAQISNTLLKNYSYNEIHNRRVALGITCVQCTPVQLEILRRAGAMPISSRRCGMITKREAERLCKSFLGAHNPPKLPENFAFDVSHECAWGSRGNFIPARYNSSRAKCIKCSFCNMYFSPNKFIFHSHRTPESKYTQPDAANFNSWRRHLKLTDKGSPDDVAHAWEDVKAMFNGGSRKRTLPVHGHGSERSFPLKPHQGPSNLSRRDSPEIPPKILRCEDNRGGMGSMSTTRSYPVIPVPSKSFGMLQNVKIPPPLYPHPYGFPAFGLLQKKDDGAVMGEGQNKAHLSGVFSWPSTKDSAYHSFPMFWPTAGGLTMPPYPQPQHKPHSELLCARQSDLDASEQSDRSSTTPRDSLMDSDQCTSTQSTRNEDDKFGDEARLMDCIRPVLPRKISYVSAFRPVIKDAESIAKLYGNRGSYNGARAGYLSPDFLSESSSYRSMSPGSVDSVGETDVDVETNKSQEDEESLPHTIEVSKSPLVPVLNLAQDASLNCPESKSEPEQAAVVDSQRMNLPLHVVLSSDRERQENKTTSLVEIYSPDRSDMQQRRSPYAFGSATNYHKDTVESKDDSVSREEPSSTMEEIEDKSYTGQSGEESPRVAPNEGEATHNVSRVLQTQKDIEKLAKEELQRQLVEQVEQRKKLEREFQHLKNNFHHQMKRELSYREEMFQQLHIVREAHNALQHFSCKMLTPRHCTGTCSFKPPLLPP from the exons ATGGAGTCTAATCCTAGTCTGCTACCTGTGACACGGGACTCCAGCTCTTCTCCACCGAGCTCCAAACAGGACCTCCCAACATTCAACCCCAACCTGAAACCCAACCAGGTCAGCGAGACCGCGCTGTATGGAATACCCATAGTCTGCCTGGTGCTGGACGGCCAGGAGAGACTGTGCCTGGCGCAGATCTCCAACACTCTGCTGAAAAACTACAGCTATAACGAGATCCACAACCGGCGTGTGGCGCTGGGCATCACCTGCGTGCAATGCACCCCGGTCCAGCTGGAGATTCTGAGGCGTGCGGGCGCCATGCCCATCTCCTCGAGGCGCTGCGGGATGATTACAAAGCGCGAGGCCGAGAGGCTTTGTAAATCGTTTCTCGGAGCTCACAACCCTCCAAAATTACCGGAAAACTTCGCGTTTGATGTGTCCCACGAGTGCGCGTGGGGGAGCCGTGGTAACTTTATACCAGCCAGGTACAACAGCTCCAGAGCCAAGTGCATCAAGTGCTCCTTCTGCAATATGTATTTTTCTCCCAATAAGTTCATATTTCACTCTCACCGCACACCAGAGTCAAAGTACACCCAGCCAGACGCAGCTAACTTTAACTCCTGGAGGAGGCACCTCAAACTGACGGACAAAGGCTCACCTGACGACGTGGCACATGCGTGGGAGGACGTGAAGGCCATGTTCAACGGAGGTAGCCGGAAGAGGACGCTGCCGGTGCACGGTCACGGCTCTGAGCGTTCCTTTCCATTGAAACCACATCAAGGACCTAGCAACCTCTCCCGGAGAGACTCACCGGAGATCCCCCCTAAAATCCTCCGCTGCGAGGACAACCGGGGAGGCATGGGGAGTATGAGTACCACGCGCAGCTATCCGGTTATCCCGGTGCCCAGTAAGAGCTTCGGTATGCTGCAGAATGTGAAGATCCCTCCGCCACTTTACCCACACCCCTACGGGTTCCCGGCATTCGGGTTGTTACAGAAAAAGGATGACGGTGCTGTGATGGGAGAAGGGCAGAACAAAGCCCACCTCTCCGGGGTCTTCTCCTGGCCTAGCACCAAGGACAGCGCCTACCACTCTTTCCCCATGTTCTGGCCTACTGCAGGTGGCCTGACCATGCCCCCCTACCCCCAGCCCCAGCACAAACCGCACTCTGAGCTCCTGTGCGCCAGACAGAGTGATCTGGATGCATCCGAGCAGAGTGACAGAAGTAGCACCACTCCGAGGGACAGTCTGATGGACAGTGACCAGTGCACTAGCACACAGTCCACCCGGAATGAGGACGACAAGTTTGGCGATGAGGCGAGGCTAATGGACTGTATAAGGCCAGTTCTACCACGGAAGATTAGCTACGTATCTGCATTCAGACCCGTCATCAAAGACGCGGAAAGTATAGCCAAACTTTACGGTAACCGGGGTTCGTACAACGGGGCTCGAGCTGGCTACCTGTCACCAGATTTCCTGAGCGAGAGCTCGAGTTACAGGTCCATGTCCCCCGGAAGCGTGGACAGTGTGGGAGAGACGGATGTGGATGTTGAAACCAATAAATCACAAGAGGATGAGGAGTCACTTCCGCACACCATTGAGGTCAGCAAGAGCCCCCTTGTTCCGGTTCTAAACTTGGCACAGGATGCTTCACTAAACTGCCCAGAATCCAAATCGGAGCCAGAGCAGGCGGCTGTGGTCGACTCACAGAGGATGAATCTACCTCTACACGTGGTACTGtcttcagacagagagagacaggagaacaagacCACGTCTCTTGTTGAA ATATATTCACCGGACAGGAGTGATATGCAACAAAGGAGAAGTCCATACGCTTTTGGTTCAGCAACGAATTACCATAAAGATACTGTGGAATCGAAAG ATGACAGTGTCAGTAGAGAGGAGCCGTCTTCGACAATGGAGGAGATTGAAGATAAGTCTTATACCGGCCAAAGCGGCGAGGAGAGCCCGAGAGTAGCCCCGAACGAGG gcGAGGCAACGCACAATGTTAGCAGAGTATTACAAACTCAGAAAGACATAGAAAAACTGGCAAAAG AGGAATTGCAGAGACAGCTCGTTGAGCAAGTGGAGCAAAGGAAGAAATTGGAACGAGAATTCCAACATttaaaaa ATAATTTCCATCATCAGATGAAAAGGGAGCTGTCTTACAGGGAAGAGATGTTTCAGCAGCTTCATATTGTCAGAG